Proteins co-encoded in one Anopheles moucheti chromosome X, idAnoMoucSN_F20_07, whole genome shotgun sequence genomic window:
- the LOC128307216 gene encoding nuclear transcription factor Y subunit gamma — translation MDSPKKPLGVATSATITTPLTVVSTSVSNTITSSAESGSSCGKQKLTESHQNLHNFWPNLLREIHLVDNVEPGNQLLPLARIKKIMKLDEEVKMISSDAPLLFAKAIEIFIQELTLRAWLHTEHNKRRTLQRSDIAMAITRYDQFDFLIDIVPRDEIKVYKKEFEGKSEDGPSGGTTAANGAGNSSSTNGSEDMQYFFQLSQQHQKVTLQHATKGSIGALTNGGTVFDLATVIGATGSQQLLQAATTSTMATAQQEKMLPTGVESHAGVSTPVSTFQQLPSSQTTIQTASGQSIILANGSATAGGVPNGNATTTNQLLSANQSLQLLQHVMTPTGEIAQIPLNFIRTAGSGGTPNTGQPIFIHTAPMQAAPTIIHTGPTGIFLSANQFQQLQQQQVQQQQQNHLHQTQHQHQSQLQNNHQQQRD, via the exons ATGGATAGCCCAAAGAAACCACTGGGTGTTGCAACGTCTGCCACAATCACGACGCCGCTAACCGTGGTTAGTACCTCTGTCAGTAACACGATCACGTCCAGTGCTGAATCAGGCTCGTCATGTGGAAAGCAAAAGCTGACCGAGTCCCATCAAAATCTACATAATTTCTGGCCAAATCTATTGCGGGAAATACACCTGGTGGACAACGTTGAGCCTGGCAATCAGTTGCTACCGCTGGCACGCATCAAAAAGATCATGAAGCTGGACGAGGAAGTTAAAATGATATCTTCCGACGCACCGCTACTTTTTGCGAAAGCGATAGAAATCTTCATACAGGAGCTGACGCTTCGGGCCTGGCTACATACGGAGCATAACAAACGGCGAACGTTACAGCGAAGTGATATCGCGATGGCCATTACCAGGTACGATCAGTTCGATTTCCTAATAGACATTGTACCGCGCGATGAGATCAAGGTGTACAAAAAGGAATTTGAAGGCAAGTCGGAGGATGGACCGAGCGGTGGTACTACGGCCGCTAATGGTGCTGGCAACAGCAGTAGTACCAACGGTTCCGAGGATATGCAGTACTTCTTTCAGCTATCGCAACAACATCAGAAGGTAACGTTGCAGCATGCGACCAAAGGCAGCATAGGTGCACTGACGAACGGTGGAACGGTATTTGATCTTGCGACGGTGATTGGTGCGACTGGTAGCCAGCAGCTACtacaagcagcaacaacctCAACGATGGCAACCGCGCAACAAGAGAAAATGTTGCCTACCGGTGTCGAGTCGCATGCTGGTGTAAGTACTCCAGTATCTACATTTCAACAGCTTCCCTCCTCCCAG ACTACGATACAAACCGCATCTGGGCAGAGCATAATCCTCGCAAATGGTAGTGCGACGGCTGGTGGTGTTCCGAATGGAAATGCTACTACGACCAACCAACTCCTATCTGCCAACCAATCCCTGCAACTACTGCAACACGTAATGACTCCGACGGGTGAAATAGCGCAAATACCG CTGAACTTCATACGCACCGCCGGTTCGGGCGGTACCCCTAACACTGGTCAGCCAATCTTCATACATACTGCTCCCATGCAGGCAGCTCCCACGATAATCCACACCGGACCTACCGGTATCTTTCTAAGCGCCAATCAATTTCAACaattgcaacagcaacaggtacagcagcagcaacagaatcaTCTTCATCAAACACAACATCAGCATCAATCACAACTGCAAAAcaaccatcaacaacaaagGGATTAA